In Halorientalis sp. LT38, a genomic segment contains:
- a CDS encoding AAA domain-containing protein — MYLQWEYDDDAQDRIEARDWSPASVNPVLTGEGDNFEFAQLEHLVGEADAVFGLDDTDTSGTAVEFTGTWEDDSDTGRDEVQSVIADVANSELGTTVIHQPHLSGQIGAYPVGGKADALLLEPTDDGLVPTLYEIKSSSEQKVHHRYQATIYAILLEQYLDANDDAAVPDSIPVKIITPENHLDDGDPDGFDTAPYRAKLELKLGEGGSFDQTILDTDFEQTTNRIARRCSGCEYEPFCVTLGAENKGLELLGLQAGTQQALHELGITDIEDFATLFEHDPEGGVHWDYGGLTPQDERLTQRVRQEADITNLQKRAQIAYRFLAEIDDDYGRDGPDYFAHPLRGTGDALPQDAHGEFDVDWDAWGGPDYPSESLVRVFLYVQQDFAQNRVTLLSAYIECSLSGRSGSVTELPDGLPIETGAKQAEENRLFSQFFEQLADEVDRVSPDWSNHPHIDIDLDDDQGFLHLYLYSDTQRDALMDAIRRHPTAEWQRPFRTLLGLRPSIDQEMVSLMQEDFRRRWALRFPGLGSVQSVGQFLWNGDFFDWRAPVTALDDDALRNEDEIEEISDDGFVQLHRIFEAGLFDGTVRYYPGPNLDHSQQEPAWTPDDRRIGRHIYPVQYRETDQIPIEYIWGRHDRLDPDLADNPDDLDPYLTRTPDSDNPITDTDLTLLAQRFARSSHHIERTIEETDKLANDQFVTKEPIELAELADFSFAPRSLDDVCIEYQRLEYQTTKKNLEDYYRQPLEERVDSGSSLLFECTNVDTDNHIIEGQLLLSNRDEYDPDVHDGLTGGAISVTDDDFMVLTRLDDQGDRPEAYRLDDPDDPSSIGNSTTVIISDIDEADGTITIAGTFHWGWPYWGEYTVRHRGWSNDPADINAEWETYVAEGEQYVLDPNFDQIPQERAFESLQHAFDAPVRRWLRQIYNGRRDAIPIDHWDEDDIQEYIRLMAVTVGWQRPNTAQRDLVADVNNGLVMLQGPPGTGKTKFTVAPTLLSRAYAAINQGQPFRGVVSAVSHTAVNEALEGTIDLDSDCPPGTGDDEVAFIRVMSSAGQSINDPRVETINYNADDNTAQLEDLYDRYFADDRDTSNRVVFFSTPTSLRGLFNRMAGEVDDFDYDEIEDFLQSQDSSPFDLAVVDEASMMDLPLFLLVGSYIDGNGQIILVGDHRQMQPIQKHDWEEEDREPIEQHVPFLSALDFIRYLRGETEIEYFDRPVEVPDEPDETLPVHRLNVTYRLPQESADMHTDLFYEDDDIDLVSASDSDELAEVDGPAANILNTDDRVTLLVHNENQSQKTNAVEQALIAELLNAVDIHPPDEEEPDDDAVTAGVVVPFRAQRRDIIGFVSPDAAVDTVERFQGGERDLMILSMTASDRGYISQISEFLLEPNRFNVGASRMKQKVVIIASAGLFEESSDDVETFEEQKAWINFYQAIGNHHDEFDTYDLEDLVSPDTADEFLDPSDLDEPIRMYSGYQR, encoded by the coding sequence ATGTATCTGCAGTGGGAGTACGATGATGACGCGCAGGACCGGATCGAAGCGCGTGACTGGTCCCCAGCCTCGGTCAACCCTGTGCTGACAGGGGAAGGTGATAACTTTGAGTTCGCGCAGTTAGAGCATCTCGTCGGCGAGGCGGATGCAGTCTTCGGCCTCGACGACACGGACACCAGTGGAACAGCTGTTGAGTTTACCGGGACCTGGGAAGACGACAGCGACACAGGCCGCGACGAGGTCCAGTCGGTCATCGCGGACGTGGCGAACTCTGAGCTCGGGACAACAGTCATCCATCAGCCCCACTTGTCCGGACAGATTGGGGCATACCCGGTTGGCGGGAAGGCAGATGCTCTCCTACTTGAACCGACCGACGACGGGCTTGTCCCGACGCTATACGAGATCAAGTCCTCAAGCGAGCAGAAGGTCCACCACCGATACCAGGCCACAATCTACGCCATCCTTCTGGAACAGTACCTGGATGCAAACGATGATGCAGCCGTGCCAGACTCGATTCCGGTCAAGATCATCACGCCGGAGAACCACCTTGATGACGGCGATCCCGACGGGTTCGACACAGCGCCATATCGGGCGAAGTTGGAGCTCAAGCTGGGTGAAGGCGGGTCGTTCGACCAGACCATTCTCGACACCGATTTCGAGCAGACGACGAACCGTATCGCCCGACGCTGCTCGGGATGCGAGTACGAACCGTTCTGCGTGACGCTGGGCGCAGAGAACAAAGGACTCGAACTGCTGGGTTTGCAGGCGGGGACGCAACAGGCGCTCCACGAGCTCGGAATCACCGATATCGAGGACTTCGCAACGCTGTTCGAGCATGATCCTGAAGGCGGTGTCCACTGGGATTACGGCGGATTGACACCCCAAGATGAGAGGTTGACGCAACGGGTCCGGCAGGAAGCGGACATCACGAATCTGCAGAAACGGGCGCAGATCGCATACCGGTTCCTCGCTGAAATCGACGATGACTACGGCCGTGACGGCCCAGACTACTTTGCCCATCCGCTCCGTGGCACGGGGGATGCCCTGCCGCAGGATGCTCACGGCGAGTTCGATGTTGATTGGGACGCTTGGGGCGGGCCTGACTATCCGTCCGAATCCTTGGTCCGTGTTTTTCTCTACGTCCAGCAGGACTTCGCCCAGAACCGGGTCACCCTCCTCAGCGCATACATCGAGTGCTCTCTTTCCGGCCGCAGCGGGTCCGTCACGGAGCTGCCAGATGGTCTCCCAATCGAAACCGGTGCAAAACAAGCTGAGGAAAACCGGTTGTTCTCCCAGTTTTTCGAGCAGTTAGCTGACGAGGTTGACCGCGTCTCCCCTGATTGGTCGAATCACCCTCACATCGATATCGACCTCGACGACGACCAAGGTTTCCTCCACCTGTATCTCTACAGCGATACGCAACGGGACGCGTTGATGGACGCAATCCGCCGCCATCCGACGGCGGAATGGCAGCGCCCGTTCCGCACCCTGCTGGGTCTCCGTCCCAGCATCGACCAGGAAATGGTTTCCCTGATGCAGGAGGACTTCCGGCGGCGGTGGGCGCTCCGGTTCCCCGGGCTGGGATCGGTCCAAAGCGTCGGCCAATTCCTGTGGAACGGCGACTTCTTTGACTGGCGGGCACCCGTCACCGCCCTTGACGACGATGCACTGCGCAACGAAGACGAGATCGAGGAAATCAGTGATGATGGCTTCGTCCAGCTGCATCGAATCTTCGAGGCAGGGCTGTTCGACGGCACCGTCCGCTACTATCCCGGGCCGAACCTGGATCACAGCCAGCAGGAACCAGCGTGGACGCCGGACGACCGTCGAATAGGCCGCCATATCTACCCGGTGCAGTACCGGGAAACCGACCAAATCCCGATCGAATACATCTGGGGCCGCCACGACCGCCTTGATCCTGACCTGGCTGACAACCCTGACGACCTCGATCCATACCTCACTCGGACGCCCGACTCCGACAACCCGATCACAGATACGGACCTGACCTTGCTTGCGCAACGATTCGCACGATCTTCCCACCACATCGAGCGGACGATCGAAGAAACGGATAAACTGGCGAACGACCAGTTCGTCACGAAAGAACCGATCGAGCTCGCGGAGTTAGCCGACTTCTCGTTCGCACCCCGCAGCCTGGATGACGTCTGCATCGAATACCAGCGGTTGGAGTACCAGACCACGAAGAAGAACCTGGAGGACTACTACCGGCAGCCGTTGGAGGAACGGGTCGACTCCGGATCCTCACTCCTCTTCGAATGCACCAACGTCGATACAGATAATCACATCATCGAGGGACAGTTGCTACTCAGTAACCGGGATGAATACGACCCGGACGTCCACGACGGCCTGACCGGCGGCGCGATCTCCGTCACTGACGACGACTTCATGGTGCTGACTCGGTTGGACGACCAGGGTGACCGGCCGGAAGCCTACCGATTAGATGACCCAGACGACCCCAGCTCAATTGGGAACTCGACCACCGTCATCATCTCGGACATTGACGAAGCGGACGGCACGATCACGATTGCGGGCACCTTCCACTGGGGATGGCCGTACTGGGGCGAGTATACGGTCCGACACCGCGGCTGGTCAAACGATCCAGCCGACATCAATGCGGAGTGGGAAACGTACGTCGCGGAAGGCGAACAGTACGTCCTCGATCCGAACTTCGACCAGATCCCGCAGGAACGTGCCTTCGAATCCCTGCAACACGCCTTCGATGCGCCGGTACGGCGGTGGCTTCGCCAGATCTACAATGGCCGCCGCGACGCCATCCCGATCGACCACTGGGACGAGGACGACATCCAAGAGTACATCCGGTTGATGGCGGTGACCGTTGGATGGCAGCGGCCGAACACAGCACAACGGGACTTGGTCGCGGACGTCAACAACGGCCTTGTCATGCTGCAAGGCCCGCCAGGCACCGGCAAAACCAAGTTCACCGTCGCACCCACTCTGCTGAGCCGTGCCTATGCAGCCATCAACCAAGGACAGCCGTTCCGCGGGGTCGTCTCCGCTGTCTCCCATACCGCCGTCAACGAAGCCTTGGAAGGCACCATCGACCTCGACAGCGACTGCCCGCCTGGAACCGGTGATGACGAGGTCGCGTTCATCCGGGTGATGTCGAGTGCAGGACAGAGCATCAATGATCCCCGTGTCGAGACGATCAACTACAACGCGGATGACAACACCGCGCAGCTGGAAGATCTATACGACCGGTACTTTGCCGACGACCGGGACACCAGCAACCGCGTCGTGTTCTTCTCAACACCGACCTCGCTGCGCGGCCTGTTCAACCGGATGGCCGGCGAGGTGGACGACTTCGACTACGACGAGATCGAGGACTTCCTACAGTCCCAGGACTCCTCGCCGTTCGACCTAGCGGTGGTCGACGAGGCCAGCATGATGGACCTCCCCCTGTTCCTCCTCGTCGGGTCCTACATCGATGGGAACGGCCAGATCATCCTAGTCGGCGATCACCGCCAGATGCAGCCCATCCAGAAACACGACTGGGAGGAAGAAGACCGTGAACCCATCGAACAACACGTCCCCTTCCTCTCAGCACTGGACTTCATCCGCTACCTCCGCGGCGAGACCGAGATCGAGTACTTCGACCGCCCCGTCGAAGTCCCGGACGAACCCGACGAAACGCTACCTGTCCACCGCCTCAACGTCACCTACCGCCTCCCCCAGGAATCGGCGGACATGCACACTGACCTGTTCTACGAGGACGACGACATCGACCTCGTCAGCGCAAGCGACAGCGACGAACTCGCCGAGGTGGACGGTCCAGCCGCAAACATCCTGAACACTGACGACCGGGTGACGCTGTTGGTCCACAACGAGAACCAGTCCCAGAAGACGAACGCCGTGGAGCAGGCCTTGATCGCCGAACTGCTCAACGCCGTCGACATCCACCCGCCGGATGAGGAAGAGCCGGACGATGATGCGGTGACGGCAGGTGTCGTCGTCCCGTTCCGTGCGCAGCGCCGCGACATCATCGGGTTCGTCTCGCCGGATGCAGCGGTCGATACGGTGGAACGGTTCCAGGGCGGGGAACGAGACTTGATGATCCTCTCGATGACTGCCTCTGACCGTGGCTACATCAGCCAGATCAGTGAATTCCTCCTCGAACCCAACCGGTTCAACGTCGGTGCAAGCCGCATGAAACAGAAAGTCGTCATCATAGCCTCAGCCGGCCTCTTCGAAGAATCCAGCGACGACGTCGAAACCTTCGAAGAACAAAAAGCCTGGATCAACTTCTACCAAGCAATAGGAAACCACCACGACGAATTCGACACCTACGACCTCGAGGACCTCGTCAGCCCAGACACAGCAGACGAATTCCTCGACCCCAGCGACCTCGATGAACCCATCCGCATGTACTCCGGCTACCAGCGATAG
- a CDS encoding homing endonuclease associated repeat-containing protein: MTGRTSREETFVETTEQLNQDSDSNRAHNRISEKQLISELNKLSDELGHTPSQSDMNDDGAYSATTYGTRFGSWSAALKIADLEPQKAGLDVQISEKDVCGAIQALGDQLGRVPTAPEMEEHGRYSLKTAQSRFGSWNEALRASGFAPNMEKRISRDRLLDEIRRLAEELGHPPSTNDLKQDGRFSHRPYFRKFDDWESVITEAGYEHRGWPSGPDHPGWKDETTTFYYGSNWEEERKQRLELDDFICQMPGCEMTRDLHLDRFGRDLNVHHIIPAPTFGEGEDVDFDKMNRIDNLVTLCIPHHRYWEQLSPLKPDIRE, encoded by the coding sequence ATGACAGGCCGCACTTCTCGTGAAGAGACCTTTGTTGAGACAACCGAGCAACTTAATCAAGATTCCGATTCAAATCGGGCTCATAATCGAATTTCAGAGAAACAGTTGATATCAGAATTAAACAAATTATCTGACGAGTTGGGGCATACCCCATCGCAGAGTGATATGAATGACGACGGAGCATATTCCGCTACGACATACGGAACTCGGTTCGGGTCATGGTCAGCGGCGCTCAAAATTGCCGATCTCGAGCCACAGAAGGCTGGACTAGATGTTCAGATCAGTGAGAAAGATGTCTGTGGCGCGATACAAGCGTTAGGGGATCAATTAGGACGGGTACCGACTGCCCCGGAAATGGAGGAGCATGGTCGATATTCACTGAAAACAGCCCAGAGCCGATTCGGGTCTTGGAACGAAGCCCTCCGCGCTTCGGGGTTCGCGCCGAACATGGAGAAGCGGATTTCAAGGGACCGGCTTCTGGACGAGATTCGCAGACTTGCCGAAGAACTGGGACATCCCCCGTCTACGAACGATTTGAAGCAAGACGGTCGGTTCTCTCACCGGCCGTACTTTCGCAAATTCGACGATTGGGAATCTGTCATCACTGAGGCGGGGTATGAACACCGGGGCTGGCCCTCTGGACCAGACCATCCTGGCTGGAAAGACGAAACGACCACGTTCTATTACGGGTCGAATTGGGAGGAGGAACGCAAGCAGCGACTGGAACTTGATGACTTCATATGTCAAATGCCCGGTTGTGAGATGACGCGGGATCTACACTTGGACCGTTTTGGGCGTGATCTCAATGTCCATCACATCATTCCTGCTCCAACCTTCGGCGAGGGAGAAGACGTGGACTTTGACAAAATGAACCGGATAGATAATTTGGTCACATTGTGTATTCCTCATCACCGGTACTGGGAGCAATTGTCTCCACTCAAGCCAGATATCCGGGAGTGA
- a CDS encoding DNA-binding protein, whose translation MSDTNPRGNEVSSVAQAVKHVDLDVREPIADEQALEDVVEEKSELRPSVEQEIQGKVDTNHPDATPEGLTLEAEERMQAREAEISRTFQRVDRRVDSDREKRTQAVARSGSIKRRRAFEKRAASVDPWADPDREDARLQLSRAELAKVNQEAARVSEELRGWSRAAISRRIAERVADGVDVASAVMTVFEELQMGPGQVIPIAALERVDAYEVSIRGEVVQLWQSDSAKIHQVGLLDDGSGRTKFTSWVKSEPKTVEEGDRVVLRNVVKNWYQGRCSVAVTGSSMMTVSE comes from the coding sequence ATGTCAGATACAAACCCACGAGGTAATGAAGTTTCGTCCGTTGCACAGGCAGTCAAACACGTCGATCTGGATGTCCGTGAGCCGATCGCGGATGAACAGGCACTGGAAGACGTAGTTGAGGAGAAATCCGAACTGCGGCCGTCTGTTGAGCAGGAAATACAGGGGAAAGTGGATACGAACCACCCGGATGCAACACCCGAGGGGCTGACCCTCGAAGCAGAAGAACGGATGCAGGCACGAGAGGCGGAGATCAGTCGGACGTTCCAGCGGGTGGATCGGCGAGTGGACTCCGATCGAGAGAAACGAACGCAAGCGGTGGCTCGGTCGGGGAGTATCAAGCGCCGGCGTGCATTCGAGAAGCGCGCGGCGAGTGTCGACCCCTGGGCGGACCCAGATCGGGAGGACGCGCGACTGCAGTTGTCTAGAGCTGAACTGGCGAAAGTGAATCAAGAGGCAGCGCGGGTGAGCGAGGAGCTACGCGGGTGGTCACGAGCGGCGATCAGTCGGCGGATAGCAGAGCGGGTTGCAGACGGTGTGGATGTGGCGAGTGCAGTGATGACGGTGTTCGAGGAGTTACAGATGGGCCCCGGACAGGTGATCCCGATTGCAGCACTGGAGCGGGTAGACGCCTACGAGGTGAGCATCCGCGGGGAAGTCGTCCAGTTGTGGCAATCGGACTCAGCAAAAATCCACCAGGTGGGTCTTCTAGATGATGGCTCGGGCAGAACGAAGTTCACCAGTTGGGTAAAAAGCGAGCCTAAGACGGTCGAGGAAGGTGATAGGGTGGTTCTCCGAAATGTCGTAAAGAATTGGTACCAGGGACGGTGTTCGGTCGCGGTTACGGGGTCATCGATGATGACCGTCTCTGAATAG